A window of the Microbulbifer aggregans genome harbors these coding sequences:
- the lpxL gene encoding LpxL/LpxP family Kdo(2)-lipid IV(A) lauroyl/palmitoleoyl acyltransferase, with protein sequence MEKPHFRAALLHPRYWPTWLLFGLWYLAAQLPYRWQLAIGRGLGRVMLRLASSRRTIAERNLALCFPEKSEAERHTLLRQNFESNGIALMETGMAWFRSGRWLRKRFTIEGLEYLKEPAERGQGVVMLAMHFTTLEIGAQFMSLSHPVDGMYRPHKNPVYDYMQRKGRERHGADSEVFQRKDVRGMLRALKRGRAVWYAPDQDYGIKQGVFAPLFGQQAATVTGTSRFARVGRAQVVPYIVTRLEGGAGYRVKVYPPIEEIPSGDELKDAVLVNQFVEARMRENPEQYMWVHRRFKTRPPGEPGIYDGVRKRKKKRRKSPAGR encoded by the coding sequence ATGGAAAAACCGCATTTCCGCGCGGCGCTGTTGCATCCGCGTTACTGGCCGACCTGGCTGTTATTTGGTCTCTGGTACCTGGCGGCACAGCTGCCCTACCGCTGGCAGCTGGCGATCGGCCGTGGGCTGGGCCGGGTCATGCTGCGCCTCGCCAGCAGTCGGCGAACCATTGCGGAGCGCAACCTGGCACTGTGCTTTCCGGAAAAATCAGAGGCGGAACGTCATACCTTACTGCGCCAGAATTTTGAGTCCAACGGTATCGCCCTGATGGAAACCGGTATGGCCTGGTTCCGTTCCGGCCGCTGGTTGCGCAAGCGTTTCACGATCGAGGGGCTGGAGTACCTGAAGGAACCGGCGGAGCGGGGCCAGGGTGTGGTGATGCTGGCGATGCACTTCACCACTCTGGAGATCGGTGCTCAGTTCATGTCCCTGAGCCACCCGGTGGATGGCATGTACCGGCCGCACAAAAACCCGGTCTACGACTATATGCAGCGCAAGGGCCGGGAGCGCCACGGCGCCGATTCAGAGGTGTTCCAGCGCAAAGATGTGCGTGGCATGCTGCGGGCACTGAAGCGGGGCCGGGCAGTCTGGTATGCGCCAGATCAGGACTACGGCATCAAACAGGGCGTTTTTGCGCCACTCTTCGGCCAGCAGGCGGCGACTGTGACCGGGACCTCGCGCTTTGCCCGGGTAGGGCGCGCGCAGGTTGTGCCCTACATCGTCACACGGTTGGAAGGTGGCGCTGGCTACCGGGTCAAGGTCTACCCGCCCATTGAGGAAATTCCGTCCGGCGACGAACTGAAAGACGCGGTGCTGGTCAATCAGTTCGTCGAGGCGCGTATGCGTGAGAACCCGGAGCAGTACATGTGGGTGCACCGGCGGTTCAAAACCCGCCCCCCCGGGGAACCGGGGATCTATGACGGGGTGCGCAAGCGCAAGAAAAAGCGCAGAAAGTCGCCCGCTGGGCGTTGA
- a CDS encoding lipopolysaccharide biosynthesis protein, whose amino-acid sequence MADAERERREHLTEVGRLAAVGVVGQLLTFTVTLLLARLLDAEAFEAYVVAAAFYLLLLAIAAQGLDKYALRLMPGKFDRGQWQLAADLFRFGVCRILGGALIVGALAAIWAREVREFPADTLHAVYLCCLFVPVAVLVNFLAAVLSATGECVRAAVATLLLVPLVALVLVALVVFLPLALTGVTAIVCWGGGWLAALVALGYWVHRTWTGSRRGCESTAQRPGWRRASLPFWLYRLGMGVVAQVAVLMLDWLQPSPAATGAYAAALSMASVAAILAVATNRVYARELSVLMEYGDYRAVNRYRRVRLLWLVPTLGLFLAMVFLFTNPLMELFRPEFAEEGGTAFRLLSVTIATTVLLGVAPTYFKYRGHNLLTFGTLAACALLQVVLLWLLVPRLEATGAAIAYMVSMLLMYGSLALLAVHQLAELRRGNPGQG is encoded by the coding sequence ATGGCTGATGCTGAGCGGGAGCGACGAGAGCACCTGACCGAGGTGGGTCGCCTCGCTGCTGTGGGCGTGGTCGGCCAGCTGCTTACTTTCACCGTCACGCTGTTGCTGGCCCGCCTCCTCGATGCCGAGGCCTTTGAAGCCTACGTGGTTGCTGCCGCATTCTATCTGCTGCTGTTGGCTATCGCTGCGCAGGGGCTGGACAAGTACGCGTTGAGACTGATGCCGGGCAAGTTTGATCGCGGCCAGTGGCAGCTGGCCGCGGATCTGTTCCGCTTTGGCGTCTGCCGCATCCTCGGTGGGGCCCTCATCGTGGGCGCGCTCGCCGCAATTTGGGCGCGCGAGGTGCGCGAGTTCCCTGCGGATACCCTCCATGCGGTTTATCTTTGCTGCCTGTTTGTGCCGGTCGCCGTGCTGGTGAATTTTCTCGCTGCCGTCCTGAGTGCCACCGGCGAATGCGTACGGGCCGCAGTTGCAACTCTGCTGCTGGTACCGCTGGTGGCCCTGGTCCTGGTCGCGCTCGTGGTGTTCCTTCCGCTCGCGTTAACCGGCGTTACGGCCATTGTCTGCTGGGGTGGCGGCTGGTTGGCAGCACTGGTGGCGCTCGGTTACTGGGTACACCGGACCTGGACCGGTTCGCGCCGGGGCTGTGAATCGACGGCGCAGCGGCCCGGCTGGCGGCGCGCATCACTGCCGTTCTGGCTCTATCGCCTGGGTATGGGGGTGGTGGCACAGGTCGCGGTGTTGATGTTGGACTGGCTGCAACCCTCGCCAGCTGCCACAGGCGCTTACGCCGCGGCATTGTCGATGGCCAGCGTGGCGGCAATCCTGGCCGTGGCGACCAACAGGGTGTATGCCCGGGAGCTCTCGGTATTGATGGAATACGGAGACTACCGGGCGGTTAACCGCTATCGCCGGGTGCGGCTGCTGTGGCTGGTGCCGACCCTGGGGCTGTTCCTCGCGATGGTGTTCCTGTTCACCAATCCATTGATGGAACTGTTCCGGCCGGAGTTTGCGGAGGAGGGCGGCACCGCTTTTCGCCTGCTCTCTGTCACCATCGCCACCACAGTGCTGCTCGGTGTGGCCCCGACTTACTTCAAGTACCGCGGGCATAACCTGCTGACTTTCGGCACCCTCGCCGCCTGTGCGCTGCTGCAGGTGGTGTTGCTATGGCTGCTGGTGCCCCGCCTGGAGGCCACTGGTGCCGCTATCGCCTATATGGTGTCGATGTTATTGATGTACGGATCCCTGGCATTACTGGCAGTCCATCAGCTGGCAGAACTGAGGCGTGGCAACCCGGGCCAGGGCTAG
- a CDS encoding DUF2789 domain-containing protein: MDTSTHHNLNDLFAQLGLASEDAAIDEFIARHHLAGDQKLAQAPFWSDGQREFLKEAILDDSDWCEVVDELDTLLRH, translated from the coding sequence ATGGATACTTCTACACATCACAACCTGAATGACCTGTTCGCGCAGCTGGGTCTCGCTTCTGAGGACGCTGCCATCGACGAATTTATCGCCCGCCACCACCTGGCCGGCGACCAGAAGCTGGCCCAAGCGCCATTCTGGTCTGACGGGCAGCGCGAGTTTCTGAAGGAGGCGATTCTGGATGACTCGGATTGGTGCGAAGTGGTAGACGAGCTGGATACGTTATTGCGGCACTGA
- a CDS encoding TonB-dependent receptor plug domain-containing protein — protein sequence MERFFAKKTPLALCVSALCLMGQAPVALAQQAQATEERELELVEVTGSHIKRAEMDGPSPVASLSADDIAATGVTDLIGLFSKLPISGQGTFSTQANSSDDTANGGSSVSLRGLGADSTLILVNGRRVSVSPFAKNIDTAFVDINNIPLAAIERVDVLKDGASATYGSDAIAGVINIILRDDFDGVELSGKVGGTADGGGSESNLSMVWGNVTDNSSHTFILDYFNRDEILYADRDYSRSANQAALRPGDPFATDFRSSAGIPGTIELASDPSTRVPDTFGSDICAPEETVGDFCRYDYAPFMSMVPSSERVSFNYLGRYTVTDSIEAFAEINGQNTKTTVKGAGSPSFEELFMSGDNPNHPFADVPTSPFYQQDLTMRRRTVEIGNRRKEVESDYFRSVMGLEGQLGGWNWEAAYSYIKSDAVERGVDGFPNSRRVQEAIDSGLWNPFEPSSNSAEALAYIETTTSRVGKSTTRSYDVQLSGPIMAMASGDLMLALGAEHRQDSISDNPDDQFLRGDIFGTEATQANGSRDNTAVFAELAVPVLDTLEVQLAARHEDYSDFGTTTDPKVSFLWSAMDNLSFRGSWGTAFRAPSLAQLGLGRTDESPNLVDDVRCEAVGNINKACEPQEYTAVFAGNPDLGPEESESYNLGMIVNLDEQLVLTLDYYNYDIENIIDSDTQYVFSNLGNDPVVVVRRPTAIAGDPGEVVLINDSFQNLGDLTTNGIDLDLRYNLDTDYGSFGFSYVMNYMLEYEELRPAADGGTRVNREAGDYELPEMRWTAAMDWNRDNISARLAVNFIDEFAQDAAVQQPGMSDIDSMTTVDTTVNYFGFDKVTVTLGVTNLLDEEPPMDYADFMGFTPTVHSGQGRFAYLSSTYTF from the coding sequence ATGGAAAGGTTCTTTGCAAAGAAGACACCGCTGGCACTCTGTGTCTCGGCGCTCTGCCTGATGGGGCAAGCCCCCGTGGCCCTAGCACAGCAGGCGCAGGCCACCGAAGAGCGGGAGTTGGAGCTGGTGGAGGTTACCGGCTCCCACATTAAACGTGCCGAGATGGATGGCCCTTCTCCTGTGGCCAGCCTCAGTGCGGACGACATCGCCGCAACTGGTGTCACCGATCTGATTGGCCTCTTCAGCAAGCTGCCCATATCAGGACAGGGCACCTTCTCTACCCAGGCCAACAGTAGTGACGATACTGCCAATGGCGGTTCGAGTGTTTCACTGCGAGGGCTCGGTGCGGATTCGACATTGATTCTCGTCAACGGCCGCCGGGTATCGGTCAGTCCCTTCGCGAAGAATATCGATACCGCATTCGTCGATATCAACAATATTCCACTGGCGGCCATTGAACGTGTCGATGTGCTTAAGGACGGTGCTTCCGCTACCTACGGCTCGGACGCCATCGCCGGGGTAATCAATATCATCCTGCGGGATGACTTCGATGGAGTTGAACTGTCAGGCAAAGTTGGCGGCACTGCTGATGGCGGCGGTAGCGAGAGCAACCTCAGCATGGTGTGGGGCAATGTCACCGACAACAGCAGTCACACGTTCATTCTCGATTATTTCAACCGGGATGAGATCCTTTACGCCGACCGGGACTACTCCCGCTCCGCCAATCAGGCGGCGCTGCGCCCCGGTGACCCGTTTGCCACCGATTTCCGCAGCTCCGCGGGCATTCCGGGCACCATTGAACTCGCATCGGATCCCTCTACTCGCGTCCCCGACACTTTCGGCAGCGACATCTGCGCCCCTGAAGAGACTGTTGGCGATTTTTGTCGCTACGACTACGCGCCATTCATGAGTATGGTTCCCTCTTCCGAGCGCGTGAGCTTCAATTACCTGGGCCGCTACACCGTCACCGACAGTATCGAGGCCTTCGCGGAAATCAATGGTCAGAACACCAAGACGACCGTCAAAGGAGCGGGTAGCCCCAGCTTCGAAGAGCTGTTTATGAGTGGTGACAACCCCAATCACCCCTTTGCCGATGTCCCCACAAGCCCCTTCTATCAGCAAGACCTGACCATGCGCCGGCGCACGGTGGAAATCGGCAACCGCCGCAAGGAAGTGGAATCCGATTACTTCCGCAGCGTGATGGGGCTTGAGGGACAACTGGGAGGCTGGAACTGGGAGGCAGCGTACAGCTATATCAAGAGCGATGCCGTAGAACGCGGCGTGGATGGATTCCCCAATTCCCGCCGGGTGCAGGAGGCAATCGACAGCGGACTGTGGAACCCCTTTGAACCCTCTTCGAACTCTGCAGAGGCACTCGCCTACATCGAAACGACGACCAGCCGTGTGGGCAAGTCCACCACCCGCTCCTACGATGTACAGCTCTCCGGCCCGATCATGGCCATGGCCAGTGGTGACCTGATGCTGGCGCTGGGCGCGGAACACCGTCAGGACTCCATCAGCGACAACCCCGACGACCAGTTCCTGCGCGGCGACATCTTTGGCACCGAGGCCACCCAGGCCAATGGCAGCCGCGACAACACCGCCGTGTTCGCCGAGCTGGCGGTACCGGTTCTCGACACACTGGAAGTCCAGCTTGCCGCTCGCCACGAGGACTACAGCGATTTCGGCACCACGACGGACCCAAAGGTGTCATTTCTGTGGTCCGCCATGGATAACCTGTCCTTCCGCGGCTCCTGGGGCACCGCTTTCCGCGCGCCTTCACTGGCACAACTCGGCCTTGGCCGCACTGATGAATCCCCCAACCTGGTGGACGATGTCCGCTGTGAGGCGGTGGGGAATATCAACAAGGCCTGTGAGCCGCAGGAATATACCGCGGTATTTGCCGGCAACCCCGATCTCGGACCGGAGGAATCCGAGAGCTATAACCTGGGCATGATCGTCAATCTCGATGAGCAGCTGGTGCTGACGCTGGACTACTACAACTACGATATCGAGAACATCATCGATTCCGATACCCAGTATGTGTTCAGCAACCTGGGCAACGATCCTGTCGTGGTCGTACGCCGTCCCACCGCCATCGCCGGAGACCCGGGTGAAGTCGTACTCATCAACGACTCGTTCCAGAACCTGGGCGACCTGACCACCAACGGTATCGATCTGGATCTGCGCTACAACCTCGACACCGACTATGGCAGCTTCGGGTTCTCATACGTGATGAACTACATGCTGGAGTACGAGGAGCTGCGTCCCGCAGCTGACGGTGGTACTCGCGTCAATCGCGAAGCGGGAGATTACGAACTGCCGGAAATGCGCTGGACCGCCGCCATGGACTGGAATCGCGACAATATCTCGGCCCGCCTGGCGGTCAACTTTATCGACGAATTCGCCCAAGACGCCGCGGTGCAGCAGCCCGGCATGAGTGACATTGACTCGATGACGACGGTAGACACCACGGTGAACTACTTCGGCTTTGACAAAGTCACGGTCACTCTTGGGGTTACCAACCTGCTGGATGAGGAACCGCCGATGGACTATGCGGACTTCATGGGTTTCACCCCGACAGTCCACAGCGGTCAGGGGCGTTTTGCCTACCTCTCCTCCACCTACACTTTCTGA
- a CDS encoding NADP(H)-dependent aldo-keto reductase, translated as MEYRKLGTTGLEVSVICLGTMTYGEQNTEADAFEQLDYALDQGVNFIDCAEMYPVPPRAETQGRTEEYIGNWLAARGNRDKCILATKVTGRGESNSGVGHIRGGPRLNREQIFAACDASLQRLRTDYIDLYQVHWPERQTNFFGRLGYEHGSDDGIAIAETVDALEELIKAGKVRHIGISNETPWGMMEYLKLSAALGKPRIASIQNPYNLLNRTFEVGCAEMAIREQCGLLAYSPLAFGALSGKYLGGQKPAGARLTLFERFQRYTGPRAEAATTEYVRLAREAGLDPAQMALAFVNQQPFVTSNIIGATTMDQLKSDIESVSLKLDQAVLDGIEAIHCENPNPAP; from the coding sequence ATGGAATACCGCAAGCTGGGCACCACCGGCCTGGAAGTCAGTGTGATTTGCCTGGGCACCATGACCTACGGCGAACAGAATACTGAGGCGGACGCTTTCGAGCAGCTGGACTACGCGCTGGATCAGGGAGTCAATTTTATTGACTGCGCCGAGATGTACCCGGTACCGCCGCGGGCGGAAACCCAGGGGCGTACCGAGGAATATATCGGCAACTGGCTGGCTGCGCGCGGTAATCGGGACAAGTGCATTCTCGCTACCAAGGTGACCGGTCGGGGGGAATCCAATTCCGGCGTCGGCCATATTCGCGGAGGTCCCCGCCTGAACCGGGAGCAGATTTTTGCCGCTTGCGACGCATCCCTGCAGCGTCTGCGCACGGACTATATCGACCTTTACCAGGTGCACTGGCCCGAGCGGCAGACCAACTTCTTTGGCCGTCTAGGCTACGAGCACGGCAGCGACGACGGTATTGCCATTGCCGAAACGGTCGATGCGCTCGAGGAACTGATCAAAGCGGGCAAAGTGCGCCATATCGGTATTTCCAATGAAACGCCCTGGGGCATGATGGAGTACCTGAAACTGTCGGCGGCACTGGGCAAGCCACGCATCGCCAGCATCCAGAATCCTTACAACCTGCTGAACCGTACCTTTGAGGTTGGCTGCGCGGAAATGGCGATCCGCGAACAGTGCGGACTGCTGGCCTATTCGCCGCTGGCGTTTGGGGCCCTGTCCGGCAAATACCTGGGCGGACAGAAACCGGCGGGCGCGCGCCTGACGTTGTTTGAGCGCTTCCAGCGCTATACCGGCCCGCGGGCGGAGGCAGCGACGACAGAATATGTGCGCTTGGCCCGTGAGGCCGGTCTGGACCCTGCACAGATGGCACTGGCGTTCGTCAATCAGCAGCCCTTCGTGACGTCCAATATCATCGGTGCGACCACCATGGATCAGCTGAAGAGCGATATCGAGAGTGTCTCCCTCAAGCTCGATCAGGCGGTTCTGGATGGCATCGAGGCCATCCATTGCGAGAACCCGAACCCCGCGCCCTGA
- the fabV gene encoding enoyl-ACP reductase FabV, with protein sequence MIIQPKVRGFICTNAHPQGCAANVREQIDYIKAQSPIDGGPKNVLVVGASTGYGLASRIAAAFGSGANTLGVFFEKPPTEKRTASAGYYNAAAFEEEAHKAGLYAKSINGDAFSDEVKAQAIEMIKQDMGKVDLVVYSLASPRRKDPKTDELHSSVLKPIGKSYTARNLNTDKLEISDITLEPANEEEIAATVKVMGGEDWELWLDALSKAGVLTDDCKTVAYTYIGEQLTWPIYGHATIGKAKEDLDRAAKEITSSGQADAHVAVLKALVTQSSSAIPVMPLYISLVYKVMKEEGTHEGCIEQLYRLYTEGLYTDSPRLDSDNRYRMDDKELRPETQAKIEKLWPEVTEENLFDLTDYKGYQADFLKLFGFGVAGVDYDADISPIVEANFQ encoded by the coding sequence ATGATCATTCAGCCAAAAGTGCGCGGCTTTATCTGTACCAACGCCCATCCGCAGGGCTGTGCTGCCAACGTGCGCGAGCAGATCGATTACATCAAGGCGCAATCCCCCATCGACGGCGGCCCCAAAAACGTACTGGTGGTGGGCGCCTCCACCGGTTACGGCCTGGCTTCCCGCATTGCCGCTGCCTTCGGTAGTGGTGCCAACACCCTGGGGGTGTTTTTTGAAAAGCCACCGACCGAGAAGCGCACCGCTTCCGCCGGTTACTACAATGCGGCCGCCTTCGAGGAAGAGGCACACAAGGCCGGACTGTATGCCAAGAGCATCAATGGCGACGCCTTCTCCGATGAGGTGAAAGCCCAGGCCATCGAGATGATCAAACAGGATATGGGCAAAGTAGATTTGGTTGTCTACAGCCTCGCTTCCCCGCGCCGCAAGGATCCGAAGACCGATGAGCTCCACTCGTCGGTGCTGAAGCCGATCGGCAAGTCCTATACCGCCCGCAACCTCAACACCGACAAGCTGGAGATCTCTGATATCACCCTCGAGCCCGCCAATGAGGAAGAGATCGCAGCGACCGTAAAGGTCATGGGTGGTGAGGACTGGGAACTGTGGCTTGATGCCCTGTCTAAGGCCGGCGTGCTGACCGATGACTGCAAGACCGTCGCCTACACCTATATCGGTGAGCAGCTGACCTGGCCGATCTACGGTCACGCCACCATCGGCAAGGCGAAAGAAGACCTGGACCGCGCGGCCAAGGAAATTACCTCCAGCGGTCAGGCAGATGCCCACGTGGCGGTGCTGAAGGCGCTGGTGACCCAGTCCAGTTCCGCAATCCCGGTGATGCCCCTGTACATCTCCCTGGTTTACAAGGTGATGAAGGAAGAAGGCACCCACGAGGGTTGTATCGAACAGCTTTACCGCCTGTATACGGAGGGGCTTTACACCGACAGCCCACGTCTCGACAGCGATAACCGTTATCGCATGGACGACAAGGAGCTGCGCCCGGAGACCCAGGCCAAGATCGAAAAGCTGTGGCCGGAAGTCACCGAGGAAAACCTGTTTGACCTGACCGACTACAAGGGTTACCAGGCGGACTTCCTGAAGCTGTTCGGCTTTGGTGTAGCCGGTGTCGACTACGACGCGGACATCAGCCCGATCGTGGAGGCTAATTTCCAGTAA
- a CDS encoding acyl-CoA thioesterase — protein sequence MKYYSRHFVKPADLNPAQRLFGGQLLAWIDEEAAIFAGCQMGTPMVVTKLMSEIDFVSSAFCGDVVEFGFEVVDIGRTSLTVHCEVRNKQTRERILQVERIVFVALDLEGRPTPHKKAGMTVAQARQETEETLGEQRLAG from the coding sequence ATGAAATATTATTCCCGTCACTTTGTTAAACCCGCGGACCTGAACCCGGCCCAGCGCCTGTTCGGCGGGCAACTGCTGGCCTGGATTGACGAGGAGGCCGCGATCTTCGCCGGCTGCCAGATGGGTACCCCAATGGTAGTCACCAAACTGATGTCGGAAATTGATTTTGTCAGCTCCGCTTTTTGCGGTGACGTTGTGGAGTTCGGCTTTGAAGTGGTCGATATCGGCCGCACCTCGCTCACTGTTCACTGCGAAGTGCGTAACAAGCAGACCCGCGAACGGATTCTGCAGGTGGAGCGTATTGTTTTCGTCGCCCTGGATCTCGAGGGTCGGCCGACACCGCACAAAAAAGCGGGCATGACTGTCGCGCAGGCACGGCAGGAGACAGAGGAAACACTTGGCGAGCAAAGACTGGCTGGATAG
- a CDS encoding universal stress protein produces the protein MSDNDNNNKSLSINGGEPVVLTCVDGSRYTGAVCDYAAWIAARTGAPLKLLHNIERSNVPAVADLSGSIGFGSQEELLEELTALEQQRAQLLVQQGKLMLQAARERAGQSGIEQVETCQRHDSLPESLVELEDHIRVLVLGIRGEEHGEDQQGLGSQLETVVRSLHKPILVVNQDFTQPARIMLAYDGSEAARKALRMVADSPAFRDISCHLVFVGDPEKAETLLAEGSAELEAAGLNVTANRLTGKTVEALIEYQREHDIDLTVMGAFSHNRLRDLLMGSITAKMLLNTEKPLLLLR, from the coding sequence ATGAGCGACAACGACAATAACAATAAATCGTTATCCATTAATGGTGGTGAGCCGGTGGTGCTGACCTGTGTCGATGGCTCCCGCTATACCGGTGCGGTCTGCGATTACGCGGCCTGGATTGCCGCGCGCACCGGCGCCCCGCTCAAGCTCCTGCACAATATCGAGCGCAGCAATGTGCCCGCAGTGGCGGACCTGTCCGGCAGTATTGGCTTTGGTAGCCAGGAGGAGCTGCTGGAAGAGCTGACAGCTCTGGAGCAGCAGCGGGCACAACTGCTGGTGCAGCAGGGCAAATTGATGCTGCAGGCCGCCCGCGAACGGGCGGGCCAGTCCGGTATCGAGCAGGTGGAGACCTGCCAGCGCCATGACAGCCTGCCCGAATCCCTGGTGGAACTGGAAGACCATATCCGCGTGCTGGTGCTCGGTATCCGCGGTGAGGAGCATGGCGAGGATCAGCAGGGGCTGGGCTCGCAGCTGGAAACCGTCGTCCGCTCCCTGCACAAGCCCATCCTGGTGGTGAACCAGGATTTCACGCAGCCTGCGCGGATCATGCTGGCCTATGATGGCAGTGAGGCGGCCCGCAAGGCTCTGCGTATGGTGGCGGACAGCCCGGCATTCCGTGACATCTCCTGTCACCTGGTGTTTGTGGGAGATCCCGAGAAAGCGGAGACCCTGCTGGCAGAAGGCAGTGCGGAGCTGGAAGCGGCCGGTCTCAATGTCACGGCCAACCGCCTGACCGGAAAGACGGTGGAAGCGCTGATCGAATACCAGCGCGAGCACGATATCGATCTCACCGTCATGGGGGCCTTCAGCCACAATCGTCTGCGGGACCTGCTGATGGGCAGTATCACCGCCAAGATGCTGTTGAATACGGAAAAGCCGCTATTGTTGCTGCGTTGA
- a CDS encoding SulP family inorganic anion transporter: protein MLLSSTKADWFGNIRRDVLAGLVVALALIPEAIAFSIIAGVDPRVGLYASFCIAVVIAFVGGRPGMISAATGAMALLMVTLVKEHGLQYLLAATLLTGALQIIAGYMKLGSLMSFVSRAVVTGFVNALAILIFMAQMPELIGAGWQVYAMTAAGLGIIYLFPYIPVIGKVIPSPLVCILALTAVAVVMGIDIRTVGDMGDLPDTLPVFLWPDVPLNFETLQIIFPYSAALAVVGLLESLMTATIVDDLTDTTSDKNRECKGQGIANIATGFMGGMAGCAMIGQSVINVKSGGRGRLSTLVAGVGLLTLVVFLSDWVAVIPMAALVAVMIMVSIGTFNWDSVRNLKHYPLSTNIVMLATVVVVVWTHNLAYGVLVGVLLAALFFANKVGHFMYVSSELDEENSCRTYRVVGQVFFNSADKFVEAFDFKEVVDKVVIDLSRAHFWDVSAVYALDKSVVKFRREGAAVELVGLNEASETIVDRFGVHDKPEEIERVLGGH from the coding sequence ATGCTGCTGTCTTCGACGAAAGCCGACTGGTTCGGCAACATCCGCCGCGATGTGCTGGCGGGCCTGGTGGTCGCCCTGGCGCTGATCCCCGAGGCCATTGCCTTCTCTATCATCGCCGGGGTCGATCCCCGGGTTGGTCTGTACGCTTCTTTCTGTATCGCGGTGGTGATTGCCTTTGTTGGTGGGCGCCCCGGTATGATTTCCGCGGCCACAGGGGCGATGGCGCTGCTGATGGTCACGCTGGTGAAAGAGCACGGGCTCCAGTACCTGCTGGCAGCCACGCTACTGACCGGTGCACTGCAGATCATCGCTGGCTACATGAAGCTCGGCAGCCTGATGAGTTTTGTCTCGCGGGCAGTGGTGACGGGCTTCGTCAATGCGCTGGCGATCCTGATCTTCATGGCGCAGATGCCGGAGCTGATCGGCGCCGGCTGGCAGGTTTACGCCATGACCGCAGCAGGTCTCGGCATCATCTACCTGTTCCCCTACATCCCGGTGATTGGCAAGGTCATCCCCTCACCACTGGTGTGCATCCTGGCACTGACCGCCGTCGCGGTGGTGATGGGTATCGATATTCGCACCGTGGGTGATATGGGTGATCTGCCGGATACCCTGCCGGTATTCCTGTGGCCCGATGTACCGCTGAATTTCGAGACCCTGCAGATCATTTTCCCCTACTCGGCGGCACTGGCTGTGGTGGGCCTGCTGGAGTCCCTGATGACTGCCACCATCGTTGACGACCTGACCGATACCACCAGCGACAAGAACCGCGAGTGCAAGGGCCAGGGCATTGCCAATATTGCGACCGGTTTCATGGGTGGCATGGCTGGTTGTGCGATGATCGGCCAGTCGGTGATCAACGTGAAATCCGGTGGTCGCGGCCGGCTCTCTACCTTGGTGGCCGGTGTCGGCCTGCTAACGCTGGTGGTGTTCCTCAGTGACTGGGTAGCGGTAATTCCGATGGCGGCACTGGTGGCGGTGATGATCATGGTGTCCATCGGTACCTTCAACTGGGACTCCGTGCGCAACCTCAAGCATTACCCGCTGTCCACCAATATCGTCATGCTGGCCACGGTGGTTGTGGTAGTGTGGACACACAACCTGGCCTATGGTGTATTGGTCGGCGTCTTGCTGGCAGCCCTGTTTTTTGCCAACAAAGTCGGCCACTTCATGTACGTGTCCTCGGAACTGGATGAGGAAAACAGCTGCCGCACCTATCGGGTGGTCGGGCAGGTGTTCTTCAACTCCGCCGACAAGTTCGTGGAGGCGTTCGATTTCAAGGAAGTGGTCGATAAAGTGGTGATCGATCTGAGCCGTGCCCACTTCTGGGATGTGTCCGCCGTGTATGCGCTGGACAAGTCGGTGGTGAAATTCCGTCGCGAGGGCGCCGCAGTGGAACTGGTGGGCCTGAACGAAGCCAGTGAGACTATCGTCGACCGCTTTGGTGTGCACGACAAGCCCGAAGAGATTGAAAGAGTCCTCGGAGGACATTGA